Proteins encoded by one window of Nomascus leucogenys isolate Asia chromosome 19, Asia_NLE_v1, whole genome shotgun sequence:
- the FMNL1 gene encoding formin-like protein 1 isoform X2 produces MGNAAGSAEQPAGPAAPPPKQPAPPKQPMPAAGELEERFNRALNCMNLPPDKVQLLSQYDNEKKWELICDQERFQVKNPPAAYIQKLKSYVDTGGVSRKFKRRVQESTQVLRELETSLRTNHIGWVQEFLNEENRGLDVLLEYLAFAQCSVTYDMESTDNGASNSEKNKPLEQSVEDLSKGPPSSVPKSRHLTIKCPPSPRLTPAHSRKALRNSRIVSQKDDVHVCIMCLRAIMNYQSGFSLVMNHPACVNEIALSLNNKNPRTKALVLELLAAVCLVRGGHDIILAAFDNFKEVCGEQHRFEKLMEYFRNEDSNIDFMVACMQFINIVVHSVENMNFRVFLQYEFTHLGLDLYLERLRLTESDKLQVQIQAYLDNVFDVGALLEDTETKNAVLEHMEELQEQVALLTERLRDAENESMAKIAELEKQLSQARKELETLRERFSESTAMGASRRPPEPEKAPPAAPTRPSALELKVEELEEKGLIRILRGPGDAVSIEILPVAVATPSGGDAPTPGVPTGSPSPDLAPAAEPAPGAAPPPPPPPLPGLPFPQEAPPSAPPQAPPLPGSPEPPPAPPLPGDQPPPPPPPPPPPGTDGPVPPPPPPPPGGPPDALGRRDSELGPGVKAKKPIQTKFRMPLLNWVALKPSQITGTVFTELNDEKVLQELDMSDFEEQFKTKSQGPSLDLSALKSKAAQKAPSKATLIEANRAKNLAITLRKGNLGAERICQAIEAYDLQALGLDFLELLMRFLPTEYERSLITRFEREQRPMEELSEEDRFMLCFSRIPRLPERMTTLTFLGNFPDTAQLLMPQLNAIIAASMSVKSSDKLRQILEIVLAFGNYMNSSKRGAAYGFRLQSLDALLEMKSTDRKQTLLHYLVKVIAEKYPQLTGFHSDLHFLDKAGSVSLDSVLADVRSLQRGLELTQREFVRQDDCMVLKEFLRANSPTMDKLLADSKTAQEAFESVVEYFGENPKTTSPGLFFSLFSRFIKAYKKAEQEVEQWKKEAAAQEAGADTPGKGEPPAPKSPPKARRPQMDLISELKRRQQKEPLIYESDRDGAIEDIITGKGLARPWSYPQSVLLCFLLTQSPTLWGTGCHIASCYLFCFSFLSPFSTPLHPPHPHSVIKTVPFTARTGKRTSRLLCEASLGEEMPL; encoded by the exons ATGGGTAACGCGGCCGGCAGCGCCGAGCAGCCCGCGGGCCCCGCCGCGCCGCCCCCCAAGCAGCCCGCGCCTCCCAAGCAGCCGATGCCTGCGGCCGGAGAGCTGGAGGAGAGGTTCAACCGCGCCCTG AACTGCATGAACTTGCCCCCAGACAAGGTCCAGCTGCTGAGCCAGTATGACAACGAGAAGAAGTGGGAGCTCATCTGTGATCAG GAGCGGTTTCAAGTCAAGAACCCCCCCGCAGCCTACATCCAGAAGCTGAAGAGCTATGTGGATACTGGTGGGGTCAGCCGAAAG TTTAAGAGGCGAGTTCAGGAGTCCACGCAGGTGCTACGGGAGCTGGAGACCTCCCTGAGGACAAACCATATTGG GTGGGTGCAGGAGTTCCTCAATGAAGAGAACCGTGGCCTGGATGTGCTCCTCGAGTACCTGGCCTTTGCCCAGTGCTCCGTCAC GTATGACATGGAGAGCACAGACAACGGGGCTTCCAACTCAGAGAAAAACAAGCCCCTGGAGCAGTCCGTGGAAGACCTCAGCAAGGGTCCGCCCTCCTCCGTGCCCAAAAGTCGCCACCTGACCATCAA GTGTCCCCCTTCTCCCCG GCTGACCCCAGCCCACAGCAGGAAGGCCCTGCGGAATTCCCGCATCGTCAGCCAGAAGGATGACGTCCACGTCTGTATTATGTGCCTACGTGCCATCATGAACTACCAG tcTGGCTTCAGCCTTGTCATGAACCACCCAGCCTGTGTCAATGAGATTGCTCTGAGCCTCAACAATAAGAACCCCAG AACCAAGGCTCTGGTGCTGGAGCTGCTGGCGGCCGTGTGCTTGGTGCGGGGAGGACATGACATCATCCTTGCAGCCTTTGACAACTTCAAGGAG GTGTGTGGGGAGCAGCACCGCTTTGAAAAGCTGATGGAATATTTCCGGAATGAGGACAGCAACATTGACTTCATG GTGGCCTGCATGCAATTCATCAACATTGTGGTACATTCGGTGGAGAACATGAACTTCCGTGTCTTCCTGCAATATGAGTTCACCCACTTGGGCCTGGACCTGTACTTGGAG AGGCTTCGGCTCACTGAGAGTGACAAGCTGCAGGTGCAGATCCAGGCGTACCTGGACAATGTTTTTGATGTGGGGGCGCTGCTGGAGGACACAGAGACCAAGAACGCTGTGCTGGAGCACATGGAGGAACTGCAGGAGCAGGTGGCACTG CTGACAGAGCGGCTTCGGGACGCGGAGAACGAATCCATGGCCAAGATTGCAGAACTGGAAAAACAGCTAAGCCAGGCGCGCAAGGAGTTGGAGACCCTGCGG GAGCGCTTCAGCGAATCGACCGCCATGGGCGCCTCGAGGCGTCCCCCAGAGCCTGAGAAAGCGCCTCCCGCTGCCCCGACGCGGCCCTCGGCCCTGGAGCTGAAGgtggaggagctggaggagaaGGGGTTAATCCGTATCCTGCGGGGGCCGGGGGATGCTGTCTCCATCGAGATCCTCCCCGTCGCTGTGGCAACTCCGAGCGGCGGTGATGCTCCGACTCCGGGGGTGCCGACCGGCTCCCCCAGCCCAG ATCTCGCACCTGCAGCAGAGCCGGCTCCCGGAgcagcgccgccgccgccgccgcccccacTGCCCGGCCTCCCCTTCCCGCAGGAAGCCCCGCCCTCGGCGCCCCCACAGGCCCCGCCTCTCCCTGGCAGCCCGGAGCCCCCGCCGGCGCCGCCGCTGCCCGGAGACCagccgcccccacccccgccaccgcCACCACCTCCGGGCACTGACGGGCCTGtgcctccgccgccgccgccgcctcccggAGGTCCTCCTGATGCCCTAGGAAGGCGCGACTCAGAATTGGGCCCAG GAGTGAAGGCCAAGAAGCCCATCCAGACCAAGTTCCGAATGCCACTCTTGAACTGGGTGGCACTGAAACCCAGCCAGATCACCGGCACTGTCTTCACAGAGCTCAATGACGAGAAGGTGCTGCAG GAGCTGGACATGAGTGACTTTGAGGAACAGTTCAAGACCAAGTCCCAAGGCCCCAGCCTGGACCTCAGCGCTCTCAAGAGTAAGGCAGCCCAGAAGGCCCCCAGCAAGGCGACACTCATTGAGGCCAACCGGGCCAAGAACTTGGCCATCACCCTGCGGAAGGGCAACCTGGGGGCCGAGCGCATCTGCCAAGCCATTGAGGC GTACGACCTGCAGGCTCTGGGCCTGGATTTCCTGGAGCTGCTGATGCGCTTCCTGCCCACAGAGTATGAGCGCAGCCTCATCACCCGCTTTGAGCGGGAGCAGCGGCCGATGGAGGAGCTGTCAGAGGAGGACCGCTTCATGCTATGCTTCAGCCGCATCCCGCGCCTGCCAGAGCGCATGACCACACTCACCTTCCTGGGCAACTTCCCGGACACAGCCCAGCTGCTCATGCCG cAACTGAATGCCATCATTGCAGCCTCAATGTCCGTCAAGTCCTCTGACAAACTCCGCCAGATCCTGGAG atCGTCCTGGCCTTTGGCAACTACATGAACAGTAGCAAGCGTGGGGCAGCCTATGGCTTCCGGCTCCAGAGCCTGGATGCG CTGTTGGAGATGAAGTCGACTGACCGCAAGCAGACGCTGCTGCACTACCTGGTGAAGGTCATTGCAGAGAAGTACCCGCAACTCACAGGCTTCCACAGCGACCTGCACTTCCTGGACAAGGCGGGCTCAG TGTCCCTGGACAGTGTCCTGGCGGACGTGCGCTCCCTGCAGCGAGGCCTAGAGTTGACACAGAGGGAGTTTGTGCGGCAGGATGACTGCATGGTGCTCAAGGAGTTCCTGAGGGCCAACTCGCCCACCATGGACAAGCTGCTGGCAGACAGCAAGACGGCTCAG GAGGCCTTTGAGTCCGTGGTGGAGTACTTCGGAGAGAACCCCAAGACCACATCCCCAGGCCTGTTCTTCTCCCTCTTTAGCCGCTTCATTAAGGCCTACAAG AAAGCTGAGCAGGAGGTGgaacagtggaaaaaagaagCCGCTGCCCAGGAGGCAGGCGCTGATACCCCAGGCAAAGGGGAGCCCCCAGCACCCAAG TCACCGCCAAAGGCCCGGCGACCACAGATGGACCTCATCTCTGAGCTGAAACGGAGGCAGCAGAAGGAGCCACTCATTTATGAGAGTGACCGTGACGGGGCCATTGAAGACATCATCACAGGTAAGGGCTTGGCCAGGCCTTGGTCTTATCCTCAGTCTGTCCTTCTATGCTTTCTTCTGACCCAATCCCCTACCCTCTGGGGGACTGGCTGCCACATTGCTTCTTGctaccttttctgtttttctttcctttctcctttctctactCCCCTTCACCCGCCCCACCCCCACTCAGTGATCAAGACGGTGCCCTTCACGGCCCGCACCGGCAAGCGGACATCCCGGCTCCTctgtgaggccagcctgggagaAGAGATGCCCCTCTAG